The bacterium genome contains a region encoding:
- a CDS encoding TIGR03936 family radical SAM-associated protein yields PEPWAPFFDALIVGDGEEVIVEIIVALAAVRGRPRAERLAALARVTGVYVPGDFAPRYESGRFAGFDIRPGARRAERRIVPDIDRVPHPTCPVVPNARAVHDRLAVEVMRGCTRGCRFCQPGFLTRPLRERSVDNLMGIIEEGLATTGYDELTLLSLSSGDYSGLPSLLSRIEERDDGGRPLSVSLPSLRAESITDDMMTQIAKVRRAGFTIAPEAGSERLRRVLNKPIRDEQIFRACRTAVANGWTLVKLYFMVGLPTETDDDLRAIGRLCRDVLAVMDEGGKRAQVNVNLGVFVPKPFTPFAWEAQIEPAEARRRAAVVRDSLESRRIRLKPHDPEISLVEGLLCRGDRRVADVIERVVDDGGGFDGWTEGFSFDRWMRAFDACGLDWRLFSRELGEDEALPWDGVDALIEKEFLLHERAEAMKEAFTDDCRVGACTECGSCDHTEVQNRLAAEVSPVAFLGFAPKPVEPKTSVNGGPAPATLPPADLFRYRVRFEKSGEMRHLGHLELAPIVHRAVHRARLPIAYTQGFHKQPRVAFGPPLSAGIESRDEPFDLLLTEPLDTNDLGARLASEMPERLAVHDVESRAAREPSLFDTTVASILHAQLPDADEKTDRAIRAFADAETWPIEVRRKRKAKSIDARAFVSDIERTATGVRFRLRFDSKGSLSPWLALSAMLGIDETAARNLRVVKERTLMAMENAPSG; encoded by the coding sequence CCCCGGCGCGCGACGGGCCGAGCGCCGCATCGTACCGGATATCGACCGCGTGCCGCATCCGACCTGCCCCGTCGTGCCGAACGCGCGCGCGGTGCATGACCGCCTGGCCGTCGAGGTCATGCGAGGCTGCACGCGCGGCTGCCGCTTCTGCCAGCCGGGCTTTCTCACGCGGCCACTGCGCGAACGCAGCGTCGACAACCTCATGGGGATCATCGAGGAGGGCCTCGCAACGACGGGCTACGACGAGCTGACGCTGCTGTCGCTCTCAAGCGGCGACTACAGCGGCCTGCCGTCCCTGCTTTCGCGAATCGAGGAGCGTGACGACGGCGGCCGGCCGCTTTCCGTATCGCTGCCGTCGCTGCGCGCGGAGTCCATCACCGACGACATGATGACGCAGATCGCCAAGGTGCGCCGCGCGGGGTTCACGATCGCGCCGGAGGCCGGCAGCGAGCGCCTGCGCCGCGTGCTGAACAAACCGATCCGCGACGAGCAGATCTTCCGCGCCTGCCGCACCGCGGTCGCCAACGGCTGGACCCTCGTGAAGCTCTATTTCATGGTCGGCCTTCCGACCGAAACCGACGACGACCTGCGCGCGATCGGACGGCTGTGCCGCGACGTGCTCGCCGTCATGGACGAGGGCGGCAAACGCGCGCAGGTGAACGTCAACCTCGGCGTGTTCGTGCCCAAACCGTTCACGCCGTTCGCCTGGGAGGCGCAGATCGAACCCGCGGAGGCGCGCCGCCGCGCCGCCGTGGTGCGCGACAGCCTCGAAAGCCGGCGCATCAGGCTGAAGCCGCACGATCCGGAGATTTCGCTCGTCGAGGGCCTGCTGTGCCGGGGCGATCGCCGCGTGGCCGATGTGATCGAGCGCGTCGTCGATGACGGCGGCGGTTTCGACGGCTGGACGGAAGGATTTTCGTTTGACCGATGGATGCGCGCGTTCGATGCGTGCGGCCTGGATTGGCGCCTGTTCTCTCGCGAGCTCGGCGAGGACGAGGCGCTGCCGTGGGACGGCGTGGACGCGCTCATCGAAAAGGAATTTCTTTTACACGAGCGCGCCGAGGCCATGAAAGAAGCGTTCACCGACGATTGCCGCGTCGGCGCGTGCACCGAGTGCGGATCGTGCGATCACACGGAGGTGCAAAATCGCCTGGCCGCGGAGGTCTCGCCCGTCGCGTTTCTCGGATTCGCGCCAAAACCCGTCGAGCCGAAAACGAGCGTCAACGGCGGACCCGCTCCTGCGACGTTGCCGCCCGCCGACCTGTTTCGTTACCGCGTGCGTTTCGAGAAGTCGGGCGAGATGCGTCACCTGGGGCACCTGGAACTTGCGCCCATCGTGCACCGCGCCGTCCACCGCGCGCGGCTGCCCATCGCCTACACGCAGGGCTTCCACAAGCAGCCGCGCGTCGCGTTCGGCCCGCCGCTGTCGGCCGGCATTGAAAGCCGCGACGAGCCTTTCGATCTGCTTTTGACCGAGCCGCTCGACACGAACGACCTGGGCGCGCGCCTCGCGAGCGAGATGCCCGAGCGGCTTGCGGTCCATGACGTCGAATCGCGCGCCGCGCGCGAGCCGTCGCTGTTCGACACGACCGTCGCTTCGATTCTTCACGCCCAGCTTCCGGACGCGGATGAGAAAACGGACAGGGCGATCCGGGCGTTTGCCGACGCCGAGACGTGGCCGATCGAGGTGCGTCGAAAGCGAAAGGCGAAATCGATCGACGCGCGCGCGTTTGTCTCGGACATCGAACGCACCGCGACCGGCGTGCGTTTTCGCCTGCGTTTCGATTCGAAGGGGAGCCTTTCGCCGTGGCTCGCGCTTTCCGCGATGCTCGGCATTGACGAGACTGCCGCGCGCAACCTGCGTGTCGTCAAGGAGCGCACGCTGATGGCCATGGAAAACGCCCCGTCCGGATGA